The Streptomyces capitiformicae genome contains the following window.
ATCGAGACCTGGTTCCGGCCGATCGTGAAGGAGACCGTCTTCTGCTGGACGCCGTAGACGCCCTCGGCGCCCTCCACCCCGTCGAGCGCGAGCTTGAGGGTGACGGTGGAGCCCTCCTGCCAGTAGTCCTCGGGCCGGAAGTCGAGACGGTTGGCGTTGAACCAGTGCCCGACGACCTCCTGGCCGGAGCTGGTGGAGACGGTGATCCCCTTCTGGACGTCGGCCTTGTTGGTGATCGCCTTGTCGAAGTTGATCGAGACCGGCATGCCGACGCCGACGGTGGAACCGTCCTCGGGCGTGAAGTTGCCGATGAAGCTGTTGGCCGGCGAGACCGTGGTGAACGAGGCGTTCTCGTGGGCCTCCCGGCCCTCGGAGTCCGTGGCGGCGGCGGTGATCTTGTAGCTGGTGGACCGCTCCAGCTGGGCACTCGGCGCCCAGCTCTTCTTGTCGGCGGATATCTCGCCCTCGACGGCGGCGCCGTCGGCGGTGGTCATGGTCACCTCCGTGAGCGTGCCCTTGCTCACGGTGACCTTGGCCGAGTTGTTGATGGAGGCGTTGTCTGAGCCGTCCTTCGGCGTGATCTCGATCTCGGCCTCGGAGTTCTTCTTGGCGGCCGCCTCGTCGACCTTGGCCTGCGAGGAGTCCCCGCCGTCGTTCCCGGACGCGTTGTCGCCGTCGCCCCCGCTGCACGCAGAGAGCACCAGCACCCCGCCGAGCAGTGCGGACGCGACCGACAGGCCCCTGCGCCGCTTACTGTTCGTCATCACACGCTTCTCCATCGTTGCCGAATCCCCAAAACCACGAAACCCTGAGAATCCCCGTAAGCACTAAAACACCGCGACGGCACCGAGCCGTTCCACTTCGCATCGAGGTGTGGGATACGCCACTCCGACCACTCCCGGGTTTCGACGGCGACCCCGGCGGTGATGCGCGGGTGACAAGTGCGCCCCATGAGACGACGGAAACCCCGGGCGGCAGCCGCCGCCCGGGGTCACGAATGCCCCAAGCCGCCTCAGCCGAGCCGGTCTTCCTCTTCGCCCTCGCCCTCATCATCCTCGTCAAGACCCCATTCCGGCGAATCGGGGTCGTAGTCGATGCTCTCGCTGCTCCAGGACGCCTGGGCCAGTTCGACCCCGGGCACCTCGCCGACCAGGTCGAACGGGTCGATCAGATAGGCGAGAGCCTCTGCTGTGTCCTCCGTCACGGCGCTCACGGCGTGTACCCGCTCGTCGGCCGGCATATCGGCGTCGCCGGAAATCCGCCGCAGTGCGGCCCCGGTGAGGGCCTCTACGTCCTCGACTTCCACTACCAATTCCACGCGAAGCCGGACGAACTGTGATGTCTCAGTTGTACTCATGCCTCGGAGCGTACGGCTCACGGGTCGCGCGACTTTCCCACGACCCGCGCCTTTCATTAGCATCGCTCTCTACGGCCAATTCGCCCGCGCCACAAGGGGATCGATATTTCGTGTCCGTCGCACGTCGAGCGTCGTCCACCGCCCGCCGGTCGCTCCTGACCGCCACCGCCGCGGGGACCCTCCTGGGTGCCCTGTGGTTCGTGCCGTCGGCGAACGCGACGCAGGAGGACACGGCGGACATACGGCAGACGGCGTCGACCACGACGGACGCGGACTCGGATGCGGACTCGGATGCGGACTCGACGGCGGACGCGGACTCGGCCACGACCTCCGACACGGACGACCGCGCCGCCGAACTCGCCGACACCGGAAGCCCCAACACCACCCCGTACATCGTCGGCGGCACCCTCTTCCTGGGCCTCGGCGCGGGCTTCGTGGCGTACTCGGTACGGCGGGGGCGTCTGGAGGCGTACTGAGAAGCGCCCGAAGGCGCTTCCCTTCAACGGCGACCGGAGAGGCCGTCAGGCGAGCGGCCCCGTCACCGACTCCGCCGCCGCCACCAGCCGCCCGTCCCGGACGAACGCGTCGGCCAGCGCAAGGTCGGGCGCGAGGAAGCGGTCCGGACCAGGCCCCTCGACCCCGGCCTCGCGTACGGCCTCGATGACCGCGCGGGTCGCCGGCGCCGGCGTCAGCCCCTCCCGCAGCTCGACGGCGCGCGTCCCGGCGTACAACTCGACGGCGAGCACCCGCGTCAGGTTGTCCACGGCGGTCCGCAGCTTCCGCGCCGCCGACCACCCCATCGAGACGTGGTCCTCCTGCATCGCGGAGGACGGGATCGAGTCGGCGGAGGCGGGCACGGCGAGCCGCTTCAGCTCGCTGACGAGGGCCGCCTGCGTGTACTGGGCGATCATGAGCCCGGAGTCGACCCCGGCGTCGTCCGCGAGGAACGGCGGCAGTCCGTGTGACCGGTTCTTGTCGAGCAGCCGGTCGGTACGCCGCTCGGCGATCGACGCCAGGTCCGCGACCGCGATCGCGAGGAAGTCCAGGACGTACCCGACCGGGGCCCCGTGGAAGTTGCCGTTGGACTCGACCCGCCCGTCCGGCAGCACGACCGGGTTGTCGACGGCCGACGCCAACTCCCGCTCGGCGACGAGCCGCGCGTGCGCCATGGTGTCGCGCCCCGCCCCCGCCACCTGCGGGGCGCACCGCACCGAGTACGCGTCCTGCACCCGGGGCGCGTCGTCCTGGTGGTGCCCGGTGAGCCCCGAACCCTTCAGCACGGCCAGCATGTTGGCGGCCGAGGCACCCTGCCCGGGGTGCGGGCGGATGACGTGCAGCTCGGGGGCGAGGACCTTGTCGGTGCCGAGCAGCGCCTCCAGGGAGATCGCGGCGGTGATGTCGGCGGACGTGTACAGCGTCTCCAGGTCCGCCAGCGCCATGACCAGCATGCCGAGCATGCCGTCGGTGCCGTTGAGGAGGGCGAGCCCCTCCTTCTCGCGCAGCTCGACGGGGGCGATGCCGTGCGCGGCGAGCAG
Protein-coding sequences here:
- a CDS encoding L,D-transpeptidase encodes the protein MTNSKRRRGLSVASALLGGVLVLSACSGGDGDNASGNDGGDSSQAKVDEAAAKKNSEAEIEITPKDGSDNASINNSAKVTVSKGTLTEVTMTTADGAAVEGEISADKKSWAPSAQLERSTSYKITAAATDSEGREAHENASFTTVSPANSFIGNFTPEDGSTVGVGMPVSINFDKAITNKADVQKGITVSTSSGQEVVGHWFNANRLDFRPEDYWQEGSTVTLKLALDGVEGAEGVYGVQQKTVSFTIGRNQVSIVDANTKTMKVTQDGKVVKTIPISAGSPENKTYEGIMVMSEKFKETRMNGATVGFTDDDGKGEYDIKDVPHAIRLTTSGTFIHGNYWGADSVFGNVNTSHGCVGLNDTKGANDPDTEGAWFYNNSIVGDVVVVENTGDKTVAPDNGLNGWNLSWADWKAGSEV
- the hutH gene encoding histidine ammonia-lyase, with the protein product MDTVVLGTTGATAADVLAVARAGARVELSQEAVAALAAAREIVEALAAKPDPVYGVSTGFGALATRHISQELRTQLQRNIVRSHAAGMGPRVEREVVRALMFLRLKTLCSGRTGVRPEVAQTMADLLNAGITPVVHEYGSLGCSGDLAPLSHCALTLMGEGDAEGPDGVVRPAGELLAAHGIAPVELREKEGLALLNGTDGMLGMLVMALADLETLYTSADITAAISLEALLGTDKVLAPELHVIRPHPGQGASAANMLAVLKGSGLTGHHQDDAPRVQDAYSVRCAPQVAGAGRDTMAHARLVAERELASAVDNPVVLPDGRVESNGNFHGAPVGYVLDFLAIAVADLASIAERRTDRLLDKNRSHGLPPFLADDAGVDSGLMIAQYTQAALVSELKRLAVPASADSIPSSAMQEDHVSMGWSAARKLRTAVDNLTRVLAVELYAGTRAVELREGLTPAPATRAVIEAVREAGVEGPGPDRFLAPDLALADAFVRDGRLVAAAESVTGPLA